The Sphingobium sp. JS3065 genomic sequence CGGAAGGAGCAACGCCAGTCCGAACGTGATGGCGATCACCTTGCGCCTGGAGCGCACCGTCTCCCCGAGTTCGGCTGTCACCGTCAATCCGAGGAACAGCACTTCGAGCGTGAGCGCGATCGTCAACAGAAGGCCGGCTTTGGCGCCTGCGATGAATGCCAGCCCGAGCACCAGTCCATCGATGAGAATGTCGATGCCGATCGCGCCCAACATCGCCACCGGCCCCTTGGTCCGTCCTTCCAGGCCTTTGAGCGACAGCATGACAGCGACCCCGAGCGCACCGCCGATGAAGGTCGCCAACGGAGATGCTTCGTGCATGACCTGCGGCAATATTTCCGCGGCGGCGGCCGCGAACACCACGCCAGCGGCAAGATGCTGCATGGCGCTGACG encodes the following:
- a CDS encoding ZIP family metal transporter, translated to MLALQYTLIPVLAVILGSIWASWRQPSPAFVSAMQHLAAGVVFAAAAAEILPQVMHEASPLATFIGGALGVAVMLSLKGLEGRTKGPVAMLGAIGIDILIDGLVLGLAFIAGAKAGLLLTIALTLEVLFLGLTVTAELGETVRSRRKVIAITFGLALLLPVGALVATPVATFPPVVIAGFLSFGLMALLYLVTEELLVEAHERPDSPLISAMFFVGFLGLLLIEEIIG